In Setaria italica strain Yugu1 chromosome I, Setaria_italica_v2.0, whole genome shotgun sequence, the genomic window ATTTGAGGCCCCTCACTTACTGCTTTCTTTATTTTGCTTGTTATATCAGCAGCCTTAACCGAAGCAATTCTTAAACACTGCATAACAACACTTGACATGACGCCCTCCCCACCAGCTTTTTGGATGGAACAAATATCACCATTTGAGTTAATTGTAGCAGTCATCCTCCCTCCCATTACTGCTTCTTCCTTGTATGTGGGGTCAACAACCTACACAAAAAGATTAAGTTACACAATTGAGGATGACAATGATAGAACATGATGGCCATTagtcaaaaactcaaaatcagTTTAATCTCCTGAAACATAGGGACGTACCACGATGTTACCTTCACCAAAATATGCAAAGGTTACAGCAATGGGCATATGATGTATTGTAAGAGGGATTGGATCCCTGGCCTGTAAAATACATAAGAAACAGAACACAAGATAGGTCAGTGGTGTCAACAAAGCAGGTCAGAATGTGACAACTAGCAATGGGTCTATATTGAAGTTGTGTGTACTGAAATTTATGGGAATCATACAAATTGTTCATAACAACCTAGTAAAGTAGTGAATCTAATGCTTTACAAGGGTGCTTGAACTTTGAATGATATATTAGCAAGATGATATAAAGCAGAACACATTGCAAGTGGGTGTCTACCTCAGGATCATGTACTATAACTTGCTGACCATCGTCCCCACCAATTGTGCATTCAGGCCTCCGGAAAGTAGACAAGGCTGCCAACGCAGCAATGTTAGCTGCATCAATGAGATTCCTGAGGGAAAGCATGGCAATGGACAAGCTTAGAACTGTAACTTGAAAGTGTTGACAAATTAATTATATCATCAGACAATGCATAACCCAATAACCCGCACCCTCCATTATCCAAGATGTGAAGGTCGACACGCACAGACCAAACATGCTTCCCAGCAACAACACACAGGGACTCCATGTCCACGGCCCGGCTCTCCCTGGAAAAGACATAAGCACAGAAAGAAATCCTCATTAGACTCCGCGCTCAAAATCCTTTGATGAAATAAAAGAGAAACAAGAATCTGGGGACCTGAGGCCACGGTCGATGACTCGGCCAAGCTCAATTGCTGATTCTCCAGGACGCCCAGGCTCGAAGACGGGGTCGGCCATGGGCGAGAACTCTGTGAATATGGCCAGCGTCCCCTCGTTCGGCCTGTCCCTGTAGGGCTGCACCAGCTGCGCGGTCACGTAGCCGAGCACGTGTGTCTCCCCTAGCTGCACCTCCGACGAACCGTCCTCCCTGGAGTTCCCAATAGCAATATCATTATATCATTATATCAATATGGAAGCAAACCCACTCGCCTAGTCAACGCCCAAAATCGCCACGCGCCGGAGCAAAGCGAGGCcaagccgccgcggcggcgagaccAAATTGCGCGCGGCCATTGACGGCCGAGGAGCAATCTCGACCCGGAGGAGTGGGACGTAACTGAGATGGGACTAGGTAAGAAGGTGGGGGTGAGGCGTGGAGGTGGATGTACCTGCCGAAGGTAATCTTGAGTGTGCGGAAGTCGAAGGAGTGGCGGCCGTCGACGCGGAGGTCGGACTCGAGCGAGCGCTCGATGAATGCGCGCTCGTTCACCGTGGGGCGCCACCGGAGGTGCTCCATGGCCGCGGactctcgccggcggcgggagagaGCTAGGGTTTTAGCGGCCCAAGGGGTTTGGCCGGTTTGGTTTGGTCGCGTccgtttcctttccttttgagAGAGGGGTGGGGCCGCGACGGACCGAGCGGTCCGTGAAAGGAGCGGACTGCGGGAAAGCAACAACATATCCTGTATGAGCCGGGCCAGGATTGTGGGCTGGGCCGTGGCataaaaaacacatttactctctTTAAAACGCGCACACTaatctttttatttaaaaaaaatgggcGCTCAATATATTCACGCGAAAAAAATTCTGAGAGGAAATTGATTTCCTATCTGTCTCTCTGAAAAGCAAACGGAATAAGTTGAAGCTTCTGCAAGTAGAagttagcttggtgggagacaGACGAGCGAGGCATATATGGCTTTGCTAAATCCATCAGGCATGCTAAAATATctcgccttcctcttcctcacggCAGCACGCTTTGCACCGCCGGGCACGTGCGATGTGCAACATGCgggagctcttttacggtgcacaatactacctatactactgTTCGAAAAGGACTCGTATGTAACGATTGgacggttgagattaattgtatactactaaaacaTTAAGTTGTTGTATAGgtagtatgcatgagtagtatggGTAGTATATGGGTATGATTGGAAAGATGAAAATTGGCATTGTTACAATATATCAAATCTTTCTTAATTATCATCTCATTTCCTTTTATTCATCTTCTCATTTCCAATCGGTCGCTACGTTCCTCATTTACAATCAGTCGCTAGGGTTgcaacgggcggcggcggcggcggcgagcagcatcCCCCAGCGGCAGCATGCTAGGCCAAGTTCAGAGGCGTCAGCAGCAACGGGAGGCCAGGACCGGcatgaggccgccgccgccgtcggccgacGGAGCGGCTTGGCGTCATGCGTGCTCGCCGCCCTGGCGGCGTCATTCTCCCCGTTCGCCGCCTACCGCCCCGCGCGGGCCCTTGTgctcgacgaggacgacgacatcGAGCTGCTGGAGCGCGTCAAGGAGGACAGGAAGAAGCGCCTGGAGAAGCAAGGGATCATCAGCACCTCAGGCACCGAGACTGGTCAGTCAGTCAGTGAATTTACATTTTCCGTGAATTTACCTGCACTTCTTCTCATGCagttttatttttaa contains:
- the LOC101783405 gene encoding exosome complex component RRP45A isoform X1 yields the protein MEHLRWRPTVNERAFIERSLESDLRVDGRHSFDFRTLKITFGREDGSSEVQLGETHVLGYVTAQLVQPYRDRPNEGTLAIFTEFSPMADPVFEPGRPGESAIELGRVIDRGLRESRAVDMESLCVVAGKHVWSVRVDLHILDNGGNLIDAANIAALAALSTFRRPECTIGGDDGQQVIVHDPEARDPIPLTIHHMPIAVTFAYFGEGNIVVVDPTYKEEAVMGGRMTATINSNGDICSIQKAGGEGVMSSVVMQCLRIASVKAADITSKIKKAVDSYTTEKALKKVKRLPTSLPQKINVTDVTMEDKGDGELETQTVKTPSDVQEISKGDEDHRNIKGNLPLTGDRIAKHKQTSTFIGGPSNWDPYSKGVSLSSLRISQLPDPATMGKASSHEDAQPMLTESSNAEVKSTSSSGAAGESEETQETGSPKSLKDAIKPKHKRKKKKTDRS
- the LOC101783405 gene encoding exosome complex component RRP45A isoform X2; translated protein: MEHLRWRPTVNERAFIERSLESDLRVDGRHSFDFRTLKITFGREDGSSEVQLGETHVLGYVTAQLVQPYRDRPNEGTLAIFTEFSPMADPVFEPGRPGESAIELGRVIDRGLRESRAVDMESLCVVAGKHVWSVRVDLHILDNGGNLIDAANIAALAALSTFRRPECTIGGDDGQQVIVHDPEARDPIPLTIHHMPIAVTFAYFGEGNIVVVDPTYKEEAVMGGRMTATINSNGDICSIQKAGGEGVMSSVVMQCLRIASVKAADITSKIKKAVDSYTTEKALKKVKRLPTSLPQKINVTDVTMEDKGDGELETQTVKTPSDVQEISKDPATMGKASSHEDAQPMLTESSNAEVKSTSSSGAAGESEETQETGSPKSLKDAIKPKHKRKKKKTDRS
- the LOC101783405 gene encoding exosome complex component RRP45A isoform X3 produces the protein MEHLRWRPTVNERAFIERSLESDLRVDGRHSFDFRTLKITFGREDGSSEVQLGETHVLGYVTAQLVQPYRDRPNEGTLAIFTEFSPMADPVFEPGRPGESAIELGRVIDRGLRESRAVDMESLCVVAGKHVWSVRVDLHILDNGGNLIDAANIAALAALSTFRRPECTIGGDDGQQVIVHDPEARDPIPLTIHHMPIAVTFAYFGEGNIVVVDPTYKEEAVMGGRMTATINSNGDICSIQKAGGEGVMSSVVMQCLRIASVKAADITSKIKKAVDSYTTEKALKKVKRLPTSLPQKINVTDVTMEDKGDGELETQTVKTPSDVQEISKGDEDHRNIKGNLPLTGDRIAKHKQTSTFIGGPSN